The following are from one region of the Pseudodesulfovibrio piezophilus C1TLV30 genome:
- the rpsH gene encoding 30S ribosomal protein S8, with translation MAVVDPVADMLTRIRNAYGAYHKDLAVPTSKIKASIAGILKEEGYITDYAVEDRDISITLKYAEGKPLVTGLKKISKPGRRVYVGASDIPRVQNGIGICIVSTSKGLMEGAKAKAANVGGELLAEIW, from the coding sequence ATGGCTGTTGTTGATCCTGTAGCCGATATGTTGACCCGCATCCGGAATGCGTATGGCGCGTACCATAAGGACCTCGCCGTACCCACTTCCAAGATCAAAGCGTCTATCGCGGGTATTTTGAAAGAAGAAGGTTATATCACCGACTACGCTGTCGAGGACAGGGACATCAGTATTACCCTCAAATACGCTGAAGGCAAACCGCTGGTGACTGGTCTCAAGAAGATCAGCAAGCCCGGTCGTCGCGTATATGTTGGTGCATCTGATATCCCCCGCGTGCAGAATGGTATCGGTATTTGTATCGTGTCCACCTCCAAGGGGCTCATGGAAGGCGCCAAGGCCAAAGCGGCCAACGTCGGCGGCGAGCTGCTGGCTGAAATCTGGTAG